A genomic window from Nicotiana sylvestris chromosome 11, ASM39365v2, whole genome shotgun sequence includes:
- the LOC104241502 gene encoding ALA-interacting subunit 1-like — protein sequence MNSNAVPSSSAGSADNTAARRNSKRPKYSRFTQQELPACKPILTPKWVISAFLLVGVVFIPIGVVSLFASRDVVEIIDRYDAECIPKNSTDDEVGYIQSSKSKTCKRTLTVPKNMKQPIYVYYQLDNFYQNHRRYVKSRSDQQLKNPSKMDDTGSCEPEDKSNGLPIVPCGLIAWSLFNDTYIFSRSNQQLPVNKKDIAWKSDKDHKFGKNVFPRNFQNGTLVGGGKLDYNKSLSEQEDLIVWMRTAALPTFRKLYGKIEVDLKEGEAINVILQNNYNTYSFNGKKKLVLSTTSWLGGKNDFLGIAYLTVGGLCIFLAMAFMIIYLVKPRQLGDPSYLSWNRNPGGH from the exons ATGAACTCAAACGCCGTTCCATCATCGAGTGCCGGATCTGCCGATAATACAGCAGCTAGAAGAAATTCCAAGCGACCTAAGT ATTCAAGGTTTACGCAGCAGGAACTTCCAGCATGTAAGCCAATCCTCACACCAAAATGG GTGATTTCTGCTTTTTTGCTTGTCGGTGTTGTTTTCATTCCAATTGGAGTGGTATCCCTGTTTGCTTCTCGAGAT GTTGTTGAGATCATTGATCGGTATGATGCTGAGTGCATACCAAAAAATTCAACTGATGATGAAGTTGGCTACATACAAAGTTCTAAAAGTAAAACATGTAAAAGAACTCTAACA GTACCAAAAAATATGAAGCAGCCGATTTATGTGTATTATCAGCTTGACAACTTCTATCAGAATCATCGCAG ATATGTGAAGAGTCGAAGTGACCAACAATTGAAGAACCCAAGTAAAATGGATGACACCGGTTCCTGTGAACCTGAAGACAAATCAAATGGGCTTCCAATTGTTCCTTGTGGCCTAATAGCTTGGAGTTTGTTTAATGATACTTACATCTTTTCTCGCAGCAATCAGCAATTGCCTGTAAACAAGAAAGATATTGCTTGGAAGAGCGATAAGGATCACAAGTTTGGGAAAAATGTCTTCCCAAGGAACTTCCAGAATGGGACTCTCGTTGGGGGTGGCAAGCTTGATTATAACAAATCA CTAAGCGAGCAGGAGGACCTAATTGTTTGGATGCGTACTGCTGCTCTTCCAACTTTTAGGAAGTTGTATGGGAAAATAGAGGTGGATCTGAAGGAGGGTGAAGCCATAAATGTGATATTGCAGAATAATTACAACACTTACAGTTTCAATGGCAAGAAGAAGCTCGTACTTTCTACGACTAGCTGGCTTGGTGGGAAGAATGATTTTCTTGGTATTGCTTATCTCACAGTAGGTGGATTGTGTATCTTTCTGGCTATGGCTTTCATGATTATATATCTAGTTAAGCCAAG GCAACTTGGAGATCCATCTTATTTGTCGTGGAACCGAAACCCAGGAGGTCACTAG